One region of Citrus sinensis cultivar Valencia sweet orange chromosome 6, DVS_A1.0, whole genome shotgun sequence genomic DNA includes:
- the LOC102614458 gene encoding uncharacterized protein LOC102614458 isoform X1 yields the protein MASAVRLLHPARAGSQVQVSSSLAVPRTVVFNFNKRQNSKRYIRHSSEFSGQHKLTPVAQSSQQNDGVVPSDNEDGVSLGTLKLPGNTDLQRFESLLFQWANSLCQGANLPLPVPLKVDKIPGGARLGFITVGDGETKVLVYIDCLVFPATGGSGPIFRAIRNGPMKEKSPPGEPRIMRSLLQALQKSVEIARI from the exons ATGGCCTCCGCTGTGAGACTACTCCACCCCGCACGTGCCGGTTCACAGGTGCAAGTATCTTCCTCTCTTGCCGTTCCCCGCACTGTAGTATTCAACTTCAACAAGAGACAGAATAGCAAAAGGTACATCCGACACAGCAGCGAATTCTCAGGTCAACATAAGTTGACTCCAGTGGCCCAATCCTCTCAGCAAAACGACGGCGTTGTGCCGTCCGATAATGAAGACGGAGTTTCTCTTGGCACGTTAAAATTGCCAGGGAATACTGATCTTCAACGCTTTGAATCTTTGCTATTTCAG TGGGCGAACAGTCTGTGTCAAGGAGCCAATCTGCCGCTACCTGTACCTCTAAAG GTAGATAAAATACCTGGTGGAGCCAGATTGGGATTTATTACAGTTGGAGATGGAGAGACTAAGGTCCTTGTCTATATCGACTGCCTGGTTTTCCCAGCCACTGGTGGTTCAGGTCCAATTTTCCGAGCTATAAGAAATGGACCAATGAAAGAAAAGTCTCCTCCTGGTGAGCCCAGGATCATGAGAAGTCTTCTGCAGGCCCTCCAAAAATCCGTTGAAATTGCtagaatttga
- the LOC102614458 gene encoding uncharacterized protein LOC102614458 isoform X2, translating into MASAVRLLHPARAGSQVQVSSSLAVPRTVVFNFNKRQNSKRYIRHSSEFSGQHKLTPVAQSSQQNDGVVPSDNEDGVSLGTLKLPGNTDLQRFESLLFQVDKIPGGARLGFITVGDGETKVLVYIDCLVFPATGGSGPIFRAIRNGPMKEKSPPGEPRIMRSLLQALQKSVEIARI; encoded by the exons ATGGCCTCCGCTGTGAGACTACTCCACCCCGCACGTGCCGGTTCACAGGTGCAAGTATCTTCCTCTCTTGCCGTTCCCCGCACTGTAGTATTCAACTTCAACAAGAGACAGAATAGCAAAAGGTACATCCGACACAGCAGCGAATTCTCAGGTCAACATAAGTTGACTCCAGTGGCCCAATCCTCTCAGCAAAACGACGGCGTTGTGCCGTCCGATAATGAAGACGGAGTTTCTCTTGGCACGTTAAAATTGCCAGGGAATACTGATCTTCAACGCTTTGAATCTTTGCTATTTCAG GTAGATAAAATACCTGGTGGAGCCAGATTGGGATTTATTACAGTTGGAGATGGAGAGACTAAGGTCCTTGTCTATATCGACTGCCTGGTTTTCCCAGCCACTGGTGGTTCAGGTCCAATTTTCCGAGCTATAAGAAATGGACCAATGAAAGAAAAGTCTCCTCCTGGTGAGCCCAGGATCATGAGAAGTCTTCTGCAGGCCCTCCAAAAATCCGTTGAAATTGCtagaatttga